The proteins below come from a single Streptococcus hyointestinalis genomic window:
- the ligA gene encoding NAD-dependent DNA ligase LigA, with amino-acid sequence MLNRMNELVTLLNRYAKEYYTEDNPSVSDSEYDKLYRELVELEKAHPDDILPDSPTHRVGGLVLSNFEKYTHAYPLYSLQDAFSREELLDFDRRVKERFPTARYVAELKIDGLSVSLTYREGVLQVGATRGDGTIGENITENLKRVKDIPLVLDEPLDITVRGECYLPKASFDKINQERQANGEPEFANPRNAAAGTLRQLDTAVVAKRNLATFLYQEVSPSHHQNQEEVLQALEKDGFSVNHRYMVTSSMDEIWQFIETIAGEREQLSYDIDGIVIKVDDLAMQEELGYTVKAPRWAIAYKFPAEEKEAEILSVDWTVGRTGVVTPTANLTPVQLAGTTVSRATLHNVDYITEKDIRIGDTVIVYKAGDIIPAVLRVVEQKRKEQIPMDIPSQCPSCGSDLIHFEDEVALRCINPICPSQIKERLAHFASRDAMNITGFGPSLVEKLYAAHLVRDVADIYKLTLDDFMTLEGIKEKSATKLVKAIQSSKDNSAERLLFGLGIRHVGSKVSRQLLETFHSLDELSKASFEEIAQIEGLGEVIASSITSYFEKAEVHELMDELTSYGVNMTFLGQVVSSSASLSGLTIVLTGKLEQLTRSEAKEKLQSLGAKVTGSVSKKTDIVVAGSDAGSKLAKAQELGIEVRDENWLRSL; translated from the coding sequence ATGTTAAATCGAATGAACGAACTCGTAACACTTCTTAACCGTTATGCAAAGGAGTACTATACCGAGGATAATCCCAGTGTTTCTGATAGTGAGTATGACAAGCTCTATAGAGAGTTAGTGGAGCTTGAAAAAGCGCACCCTGATGACATCTTGCCAGACAGTCCGACTCATCGTGTGGGTGGTCTTGTCCTGTCAAACTTTGAAAAATACACACATGCCTATCCTCTTTATTCCCTGCAGGATGCTTTTTCACGTGAGGAGCTTCTTGATTTTGACCGCAGGGTAAAAGAGCGCTTTCCTACCGCTCGTTATGTGGCTGAGCTGAAGATTGATGGTTTATCGGTGTCTTTGACTTATCGTGAGGGCGTCTTGCAGGTTGGAGCAACTCGTGGTGACGGGACTATCGGTGAAAATATCACTGAGAACTTAAAGCGTGTCAAGGATATTCCCTTGGTGCTAGACGAGCCACTAGACATCACCGTTCGTGGGGAGTGCTATCTGCCAAAGGCTTCTTTTGATAAGATTAACCAAGAGCGTCAAGCAAATGGTGAGCCTGAGTTTGCCAATCCGAGAAACGCTGCTGCAGGAACCTTGAGACAACTAGATACAGCCGTTGTTGCTAAACGCAATCTTGCGACTTTCCTCTACCAAGAAGTGAGTCCAAGCCATCATCAAAACCAAGAAGAAGTCTTGCAGGCACTTGAGAAAGATGGCTTTTCAGTCAATCACCGCTATATGGTGACGTCTTCCATGGACGAGATTTGGCAGTTTATTGAGACGATTGCAGGTGAGCGTGAGCAACTTTCCTATGATATTGATGGGATTGTTATCAAGGTAGATGACCTTGCTATGCAAGAAGAGCTTGGCTACACTGTCAAAGCACCACGCTGGGCGATTGCTTATAAGTTTCCAGCTGAGGAGAAAGAAGCGGAAATCTTGAGCGTTGATTGGACGGTTGGACGCACTGGAGTTGTGACACCAACGGCAAACTTGACACCTGTTCAGCTGGCTGGGACAACAGTGAGCCGTGCAACGCTTCACAATGTCGACTACATCACTGAAAAGGACATCCGCATAGGCGATACCGTCATTGTCTATAAAGCTGGCGACATCATCCCTGCTGTTTTGCGTGTCGTTGAGCAAAAGCGTAAAGAGCAGATTCCTATGGACATTCCTAGTCAGTGTCCGTCTTGTGGGAGCGACTTGATTCACTTTGAGGATGAAGTGGCGCTGCGTTGTATCAACCCTATTTGCCCGAGTCAAATCAAGGAGCGTCTCGCTCACTTTGCTAGTCGTGACGCCATGAATATCACAGGTTTTGGTCCTTCTCTGGTTGAAAAGCTCTACGCTGCGCACCTAGTGCGTGATGTGGCGGACATTTATAAGCTAACACTGGATGATTTTATGACCCTTGAGGGTATCAAGGAAAAATCTGCTACCAAACTGGTCAAGGCTATTCAGTCCTCTAAGGACAATTCGGCAGAGCGCTTGCTCTTTGGACTTGGTATCAGACATGTCGGCAGCAAAGTCTCTCGTCAGCTTTTAGAAACTTTCCACAGTCTAGATGAGTTGAGTAAGGCTTCCTTTGAGGAGATCGCTCAGATTGAAGGGCTTGGTGAGGTGATTGCAAGCTCTATTACCAGCTATTTTGAAAAAGCTGAAGTGCATGAGCTCATGGATGAGTTGACTTCTTACGGTGTCAATATGACCTTTTTAGGGCAGGTAGTAAGTAGTAGCGCTAGTCTGTCTGGCTTGACCATTGTCCTGACAGGAAAGTTAGAGCAGCTGACTCGCAGCGAAGCCAAGGAAAAATTGCAGAGCTTAGGTGCTAAAGTGACAGGCAGTGTGTCGAAAAAGACCGATATCGTCGTAGCAGGTAGCGACGCTGGCAGTAAGCTCGCTAAAGCGCAGGAGCTCGGCATAGAAGTCCGTGATGAAAATTGGCTTAGAAGTTTATAG
- a CDS encoding QueT transporter family protein, with translation MKTFTVNDFAKIAIVAALYVVLTITPPLNAISYGAYQFRVAEMLNFLAFYNRKYIISLTIGCMIANFFSFGLIDVVVGSLSTLVFVSLGVWLFERYMNERILGGVFNKAFFFFAFFFSASMVTVAAELAIVADAPFWMTWLTTALGELASLLVGAIVIDRIAKRIDFTK, from the coding sequence ATGAAAACTTTTACTGTAAACGACTTTGCTAAGATAGCTATCGTCGCTGCGCTTTATGTGGTTTTAACCATCACACCACCGCTCAATGCCATCTCTTACGGAGCTTATCAGTTTCGTGTAGCAGAAATGCTGAACTTTTTAGCCTTTTACAATCGCAAGTATATCATTAGCCTGACTATTGGTTGTATGATTGCTAATTTCTTTAGTTTTGGCTTGATTGATGTGGTTGTCGGAAGTCTATCAACCTTAGTCTTTGTTAGTCTTGGGGTATGGTTGTTTGAGCGCTACATGAACGAGCGTATTCTCGGTGGCGTATTTAACAAAGCCTTTTTCTTCTTTGCTTTCTTCTTTTCAGCCTCTATGGTGACTGTGGCTGCTGAGTTGGCTATTGTTGCTGACGCACCATTTTGGATGACTTGGTTGACAACGGCTCTTGGAGAGTTAGCGTCTCTTCTTGTTGGTGCTATCGTCATTGACCGTATTGCAAAGAGAATTGATTTTACAAAATAA
- a CDS encoding GtrA family protein — MKQLITLSKKLLQSEGILYLIFGGLTTLVYMVTRLLLSAFAIDAGLSATIANIISVLFAFITNDTIVFRQERKGWLYRLGKFVLARLATALIDIALAYLLVTRYPNLIGQFVNNDYHLVNLIEMLFSQVLIILLNYVFSKVFVFKNTAN; from the coding sequence ATGAAACAATTGATAACACTCTCTAAAAAGCTCCTGCAAAGTGAAGGAATCTTATACCTTATCTTTGGTGGGTTGACGACACTGGTCTATATGGTCACTCGTCTTTTGCTGTCTGCTTTTGCTATTGATGCGGGGCTGTCTGCAACGATAGCCAATATCATCTCGGTGCTATTTGCCTTTATCACCAACGATACCATCGTCTTTCGGCAGGAACGAAAAGGCTGGCTCTATCGTCTCGGTAAGTTTGTCCTAGCCAGATTAGCCACTGCCTTGATTGATATTGCCTTAGCTTATCTCCTTGTGACACGCTACCCAAATCTCATCGGGCAATTTGTCAACAATGACTACCACTTGGTTAATCTGATTGAGATGCTCTTTTCTCAAGTCTTGATTATCTTACTTAACTATGTCTTTAGTAAAGTCTTTGTCTTTAAAAATACAGCCAACTAA
- a CDS encoding YihY/virulence factor BrkB family protein yields the protein MAKKSVVEKLMDKLNYPPLQVYLKHYQSAEMDLSAIAVAYYLLLTAFPLVVIAANIFPYLNIDITDFLSFLKDNLPKNVYQPASSVIVSIFSNPSKSILGVATLTALWTMSKSLTSLQKAMNKAYGVTQHRDFVIGRLVGLAMSLLLFFMLTFVLIFSTFSKPFIMLIVNRYDMWDRLTTLLLNLSHPVTALTIFLGMLTLYFFLPNVRIKRLRYLLPGTILVTVVMVFFSNLVSNYVLNRIEHLVDIKIFGSIVIFILMVWFIFLAYLIIFGAILNATYQELHEGLAESRKGDLVSILQSRSKSEKDHTDKEH from the coding sequence ATGGCTAAAAAGTCAGTTGTTGAAAAGTTGATGGATAAGCTCAATTACCCTCCTTTGCAAGTTTATCTTAAACATTATCAAAGTGCGGAGATGGATTTATCAGCGATTGCTGTTGCTTATTATCTGCTACTAACCGCTTTTCCGCTGGTGGTAATTGCTGCCAATATTTTTCCCTATCTCAATATTGACATCACTGACTTCTTGAGTTTTTTAAAAGATAATCTTCCCAAGAACGTCTACCAACCAGCCTCATCTGTTATTGTCAGTATTTTTTCAAACCCATCAAAAAGTATCTTGGGAGTAGCGACATTAACGGCTCTTTGGACCATGTCCAAAAGTTTGACCTCCCTGCAAAAAGCCATGAATAAAGCCTACGGTGTCACTCAACACCGTGACTTTGTGATTGGGAGATTAGTCGGGCTTGCCATGAGTCTCTTGCTGTTTTTCATGCTGACCTTTGTCTTGATTTTTTCAACCTTCTCAAAGCCCTTTATCATGCTGATAGTCAATCGCTATGACATGTGGGACCGCTTGACGACGCTTTTGTTGAATTTATCACATCCAGTGACAGCATTGACGATTTTTCTAGGCATGTTGACCCTCTACTTTTTCCTGCCAAATGTCCGTATCAAACGTTTGCGCTATTTGCTGCCAGGTACGATTTTGGTGACCGTTGTCATGGTTTTCTTTAGTAATTTAGTTAGTAATTACGTCTTAAATCGTATCGAGCATTTGGTAGACATCAAGATTTTTGGGTCTATTGTCATCTTCATCTTGATGGTTTGGTTTATTTTCCTAGCCTATCTCATTATTTTTGGTGCTATTTTAAATGCCACTTACCAAGAGCTGCACGAAGGTCTTGCTGAAAGCAGAAAAGGCGACTTGGTCTCCATTCTTCAAAGCCGCTCAAAAAGTGAAAAAGACCATACAGATAAAGAACATTAA
- a CDS encoding methionyl aminopeptidase, with the protein MITLKSKREIEAMDRAGDFLASIHIGLRDLIKPGLDMWEVEEYVRRRCKEANVLPLQIGVDGAIMDYPYATCCGLNDEVAHAFPRHYILKDGDLLKVDMVLSEPLDKSVVDVSKLDFDNVAQVKKYTQSYTGGLADSCWAYAVGNASQEVKDLMDVTREALYIGIEKAVVGNRIGDIGAAIQEYAESRGYGVVRDLVGHGVGPTMHEEPNVPHYGRAGRGLRLREGMVLTIEPMINTGTWEIDTDMETGWAHKTLDGGLSCQYEHQFVITKDGPVILTSQGEERTY; encoded by the coding sequence ATGATTACATTAAAATCAAAACGCGAAATTGAAGCTATGGACCGAGCTGGAGATTTTCTAGCCAGCATTCATATTGGACTGAGAGACTTGATTAAGCCAGGTCTTGATATGTGGGAAGTCGAAGAGTATGTCCGCAGACGCTGTAAAGAGGCAAATGTCCTACCGCTTCAAATCGGTGTTGACGGTGCTATCATGGACTATCCATATGCGACTTGCTGTGGGCTAAATGATGAAGTGGCACACGCTTTTCCACGCCATTACATCCTAAAGGATGGCGACCTTCTCAAGGTGGATATGGTGCTTAGTGAGCCTCTTGACAAGTCAGTCGTAGACGTGTCTAAGCTTGATTTTGATAATGTTGCGCAAGTTAAAAAGTACACCCAAAGCTACACAGGTGGTCTAGCGGACTCTTGCTGGGCTTACGCTGTTGGTAATGCTTCACAAGAAGTCAAAGACCTCATGGATGTCACTCGTGAAGCGCTCTATATCGGTATTGAAAAAGCTGTCGTCGGCAATCGTATTGGTGATATCGGTGCAGCCATTCAAGAATACGCTGAAAGCCGTGGTTACGGTGTTGTGCGTGATTTAGTGGGACACGGCGTTGGACCAACCATGCACGAAGAACCAAATGTGCCTCACTACGGACGAGCTGGGCGTGGTTTACGTCTGCGTGAGGGCATGGTACTTACTATTGAGCCTATGATTAACACAGGCACTTGGGAAATTGACACAGATATGGAAACAGGTTGGGCACACAAGACGCTAGACGGCGGACTTTCTTGCCAATACGAACACCAATTTGTCATCACAAAAGATGGACCTGTTATTTTAACTAGCCAAGGCGAAGAAAGAACTTACTAA
- the spxR gene encoding CBS-HotDog domain-containing transcription factor SpxR — protein MSKHQDILDYLENLAIGKRVSVRSISNHLHVSEGTAYRAIKEAENRGIVETKPRSGTVRIAQANKVQIETLTYSEIARISDSEVLAGEAGLSHEFSKFSIGAMTRENIGRYLVRGGLLIVGDRENIQLLALENHNAILVTGGFGVSQRVIRTADSLGIPVMVTHYDTFTVATMINHALSDVRIKTDLKTVNQVYQSKHDYGYLTTTNTIKDFNQLVKQTKHVRFPVVDSDNHVVGVISVQDTVSKPNDTQIELVMSKDVITAKPHMSLANISQKMIFEDLNMLPVITDDKQLLGVITRRQAMENLPNTQPREVYTVSDQIITNLQYDHGDYCLIVEPALVDSSGNIAQGVLVEALHAITNRKLTKKSPKNIIVEELSIHFLQVAQIDDILRIRPKVISEKRRSALLDFDICLDDQLIAKAMVTAKIN, from the coding sequence ATGAGTAAGCATCAGGACATTTTAGATTATCTTGAAAATCTGGCAATTGGCAAGCGTGTCAGCGTTCGTAGCATTTCCAATCATTTGCATGTCAGCGAGGGCACGGCTTATCGTGCCATAAAAGAGGCTGAAAATCGAGGTATCGTTGAGACCAAGCCTCGTAGTGGTACGGTGCGGATTGCCCAAGCCAACAAGGTACAGATTGAAACACTGACCTATTCAGAGATTGCTAGAATCAGTGACTCAGAGGTGCTGGCTGGCGAGGCTGGGCTGAGTCATGAGTTCAGCAAATTTTCGATTGGGGCTATGACACGTGAAAATATCGGACGCTACTTGGTGCGTGGTGGCTTGTTGATTGTAGGAGATAGGGAAAATATCCAGCTCCTTGCCCTTGAAAATCACAATGCCATTTTAGTCACTGGTGGCTTTGGGGTGTCACAGCGTGTGATACGAACGGCAGACAGCCTAGGCATTCCCGTCATGGTGACCCACTACGATACCTTTACAGTGGCTACTATGATAAACCACGCTCTCTCTGATGTGCGGATTAAGACCGACTTAAAAACGGTCAATCAAGTCTATCAGTCAAAGCACGACTATGGCTATCTGACCACGACCAACACCATCAAAGACTTTAACCAACTGGTCAAACAAACCAAACATGTGCGTTTTCCAGTAGTGGATAGCGACAATCATGTCGTGGGTGTTATCAGTGTGCAAGACACAGTCAGCAAGCCCAATGACACTCAGATAGAGCTTGTCATGTCAAAAGACGTCATCACAGCAAAACCTCATATGAGTCTTGCTAACATCAGCCAAAAGATGATTTTTGAAGACCTCAATATGCTACCGGTCATCACGGATGACAAGCAGTTGCTAGGTGTGATTACACGGCGTCAAGCCATGGAAAATCTCCCTAACACCCAGCCACGTGAGGTCTACACTGTGAGTGATCAGATTATCACCAATCTCCAGTATGACCATGGCGATTACTGCTTGATTGTAGAGCCTGCTTTGGTAGATAGCTCAGGCAATATCGCACAAGGTGTTTTGGTGGAGGCGCTTCATGCCATAACCAATCGGAAATTAACCAAAAAAAGCCCTAAAAATATCATCGTTGAAGAGCTGTCCATTCATTTCTTGCAGGTGGCGCAGATTGATGATATTTTGCGGATACGCCCAAAAGTGATTAGCGAAAAACGGCGCAGCGCTTTACTAGATTTTGATATTTGTTTAGATGACCAACTGATTGCAAAAGCAATGGTCACAGCTAAGATAAATTAA
- a CDS encoding GNAT family N-acetyltransferase, translated as MNIWTRLAQFATFETERLILRPFAFTDERDFWEITKRPSNLRFIFPSPKTKEESTAMMVEQFMRSPLGVWAIELKDRQQMIGAIRFEKLDYHEGTCEIGYFLKESEWGCGYMTEALKNLVFLAFYELKLRYLTIVTHEENKASQRVAQKAGFTFLRDYKGSDRYTHQMRSYTEYGLSRKDYRYE; from the coding sequence ATGAACATTTGGACACGATTAGCGCAGTTTGCGACTTTTGAGACGGAGCGTTTAATCTTGCGCCCGTTTGCATTTACAGATGAGAGGGATTTTTGGGAGATTACCAAAAGACCAAGTAATCTTCGCTTTATTTTTCCAAGTCCTAAAACCAAAGAAGAGAGCACAGCTATGATGGTCGAGCAGTTCATGCGCTCGCCTCTAGGTGTCTGGGCGATTGAGCTCAAAGACAGGCAGCAGATGATTGGTGCCATTCGCTTTGAAAAGCTGGATTATCACGAAGGAACTTGTGAGATTGGCTATTTTCTAAAAGAGAGCGAGTGGGGCTGTGGCTATATGACAGAAGCGCTGAAAAATCTTGTTTTTCTGGCTTTTTATGAGTTGAAGCTTAGGTATTTGACAATTGTCACGCATGAGGAAAATAAAGCCAGTCAACGTGTGGCTCAAAAAGCAGGTTTCACATTCTTACGTGATTACAAAGGGAGCGACCGCTATACGCATCAGATGCGTTCTTACACCGAGTATGGTCTAAGTAGGAAGGATTATCGCTATGAGTAA